GTCGAGGGGAACAGCATGTCAGGCGTCATCGAGGCCACGATGATCGCGCTCAGGTCGCCGGGCGCCAAGCCGGCCTCGGCCAGGGCCTGGCGCGACGCGGGGAGGGCCAGGTCCGACGCGGCCAGGCCGGGCGCCGCGATGCGCCGCTCGCGAATCCCCGTGCGCGTGGCGATCCACTCGTCGGTCGTCTCCACGATCTCCTCGAAGTCGTGGTTGGTCATCACCTTCTCGGGCAGGTGCATGCCACAGCCGGTGATGGCCGCTCGGGGACATTCGCCCATGCGCGGGGTTCCTCGTTGTTGCTAGCTGGCGCGCCGCACCCGCAGGTCGGCGACGATGTGCTGGTTGACCTTGTGCGCGGCGGCCTCGGCGGCGACGCGGATGGCCACGGCGATGGCGCGGCGGTCCGAGCCGCCGTGGCAGATCATCACCGTGCCGTCCACGCCCAGCAGGGGGGCGCCGCCGAACTCCGCATAGTCCACCTTCGCCGCGAGCTCGATCATGGCGTACTTGCACAGCATGGCCCCGATGCGCCGCCGCAGCGTGCGCTGGATGCCCTCTTTCATCATGCTCATGATCGTCTCGGCCAGGCCCTCGCTCACCTTGAGCAGCACGTTGCCCACGAAGCCCTCGCACACCACCACGTCGGCCCCGCCCGAGAAAATGTCGCGGCCCTCCATGTTGCCGATGAAGTGGAGGCTCGAGGCCTCGAGCAGGGTCTGCGCCTGCTTGACCAGGCGGTTGCCCTTGATCGACTCCTCGCCGATGTTCAGCAGGGCCACGCGGGGCCGCTTCTTGCCGAACACATGCGTCGCGTAGGCCGAGGCCATCACCCCGTAGTGGTACAGGTGTTCCGGAGAACAGTTCACGTTGGCCCCGCAATCAATCACCAGCGTGCGGTCGCCGTTGCGGGTGGGCAGGGCCACGGCGATGCCGGGGCGCCGGACGCCCTCGAGCAGCCCCAGCTTCAGCGAGGCCAGGGCCACCACGGCGCCGGTGTTCCCGGCCGACACCACGGCGTCCACCTCGCCGTTGTCGGCCATTTCGATGCAGCGGGCGATCGAGGAGTCGGGCTTCCGGCGGATGGCCTCCACCGGCGCCTCGTCCATCCCCACTGCTTGTGGAGCGTGCCGTACGCTGACCCCGTGGGGCAGGCCCCGGTGCCGGGCCGCCACGGCGGCGATCCGGGCCTCGTCGCCCACGAGCACGATCTCGTGGCCCTTCAGCTCGGGGGCGGCCTGGATGGCGCCCTCGACCTCCACGTCGGGAGCGGAATCGCCCCCCATCGCGTCCAGAGCGATCCGCATGCCTTAGGCTTCCTTGGCTTTCACGACTTCACGGCCCGCATAGAAGCCGCAGTTGTGGCACACACGGTGCGGCAGCTTGGGCGTGTGGCAGTTGCGGCAGGGCACCAACTGGGGCGCGCGAACGGCATCGTGTGCGCGACGCGTGCGGCCCCGGGTGCGGGAATGCCGGCGTTTGGGGTTGGGCATCTAGGGTAGACCTCCGTGTGTAAACCAGCCCTCCGGTGTTCCATGGGACAAGCCAGGATTTTA
The Planctomycetota bacterium DNA segment above includes these coding regions:
- the plsX gene encoding phosphate acyltransferase PlsX, producing the protein MRIALDAMGGDSAPDVEVEGAIQAAPELKGHEIVLVGDEARIAAVAARHRGLPHGVSVRHAPQAVGMDEAPVEAIRRKPDSSIARCIEMADNGEVDAVVSAGNTGAVVALASLKLGLLEGVRRPGIAVALPTRNGDRTLVIDCGANVNCSPEHLYHYGVMASAYATHVFGKKRPRVALLNIGEESIKGNRLVKQAQTLLEASSLHFIGNMEGRDIFSGGADVVVCEGFVGNVLLKVSEGLAETIMSMMKEGIQRTLRRRIGAMLCKYAMIELAAKVDYAEFGGAPLLGVDGTVMICHGGSDRRAIAVAIRVAAEAAAHKVNQHIVADLRVRRAS
- the rpmF gene encoding 50S ribosomal protein L32, which gives rise to MPNPKRRHSRTRGRTRRAHDAVRAPQLVPCRNCHTPKLPHRVCHNCGFYAGREVVKAKEA